One genomic window of Motacilla alba alba isolate MOTALB_02 chromosome 3, Motacilla_alba_V1.0_pri, whole genome shotgun sequence includes the following:
- the MRPS5 gene encoding 28S ribosomal protein S5, mitochondrial — MAAAVVAAGRACARGALRAAWRGFAPVPVKGSCSSYSSLAWAFQTRCSLSAPWTGTVEQCRKSSFFNTLTADQLWKGALAETGVGVKKGRGKKKKKKLRKNLNRGQEIGEGRSGFLWPGLNAPVLQTGKVQEVAQRKKEERERIHSEIIQQRDTFEKKKKIKIKREGGWSGKCWGGVILDPPDPGPNGETYEDFETRVIEVRNVFCMKAKEGRKKSVRALVAVGNGKGAAGFAIGKAGDRTNALRKAKNKAISSLHFIELYQNHTIYHDISVKFKRTKIRMKKQNKGYGLHCHRAIITICRLIGIKDMYAKVTGSKNLINITRALFRGLTLQETHQQLANQKSLYVVEFREEQGPLPIVVALPEGPVREEPEPEDEVPNTKLEWREVKEAQGMLKSPWASVRRAAC, encoded by the exons ATGGCGGCGGCGGTGGTGGCGGCCGGGCGGGCGTGTGCGCGCGGCGCGCTCCGAGCGGCCTGGCGAG GTTTTGCTCCTGTGCCAGTGAAAGGGAGTTGCAGTTCCTACTCCAGCCTGGCATGGGCTTTCCAGACACgctgctccctctctgcccccTGGACTGGGACAGTGGAGCAgtgcaggaaaagcagtttcTTCAATACCT tgacagCTGATCAGCTATGGAAAGGAGCTTTGGCAGAGACTGGAGTGGGagtaaagaaaggaagaggaaagaaaaagaagaaaaagctaagGAAGAATCTCAATAGAGGCCAGGAGATTGGTGAAG GACGTTCTGGTTTCCTCTGGCCTGGTCTTAATGCTCCTGTGTTGCAAACTGGGAAAGTGCAGGAAGTTGCCCAACGAAAAAAAGAAGAACGAGAGAGAATTCATTCTGAAATCATTCAGCAGAGAGATacatttgagaagaaaaagaaaataaaaattaagagagAGGGAGGATGGAGTGGAAAGTGCTGGGGAGGTGTCATTCTGGATCCTCCTGACCCTGGTCCTAATGGag AAACTTATGAAGATTTTGAAACAAGAGTCATTGAG gtgAGAAATGTGTTTTGTATGAAGGCgaaggaaggcagaaaaaaatcagtacgTGCCTTAGTGGCTGTTGGGAATGGTAAAGGGGCTGCAG GTTTTGCCATAGGGAAGGCAGGTGACAGGACAAATGCTTTAAGGAAA GCAAAGAATAAAGCAATAAGCTCCTTACACTTTATAGAGTTGTATCAGAACCACACAA ttTACCACgacatttctgtgaaatttaaaaggacaaaaatccgcatgaagaaacaaaacaaag GGTATGGTCTGCACTGCCACCGAGCCATTATCACCATCTGCAGGCTAATTGGCATTAAGGACATGTATGCCAAGGTCACTGGATCCAAAAACTTGATTAACATCACCAGAGCTCTCTTCAGGGGCTTGACCCTACAG gagacTCACCAGCAGCTGGCAAACCAGAAGAGCCTCTACGTGGTGGAGTTCCGGGAGGAGCAGGGCCCTCTGCCCATCGTGGTGGCCCTGCCCGAGGGGCCTGTCCGTGAGGAGCCTGAGCCTGAGGATGAGGTTCCAAACACAAAGCTGGAGTGGAGGGAGGTGAAGGAAGCCCAGGGAATGCTGAAATCCCCCTGGGCCAGTGTCAGGCGGGCGGCGTGCTGA